The Nitrospira sp. genome contains a region encoding:
- the proC gene encoding pyrroline-5-carboxylate reductase yields MVPARHLGFIGGGRMAEALISGVLSAKVYKSEQIQVADPDATRLDHLKKLYGVQVGLSNHDIIGSSDVVVLAVKPQMMAEALKGVGTVSAKRLVISVAAGVRISRIMDACGRHTRVVRAMPNTPAMVGEGMTALAIGPGVGEDGIACARQIFESVGRVVSVEERLMDAVTGLSGSGPAYVFLAIEAMADGGVKMGLPRDTAGLLAAQTVLGAARLVLETGQHPARLKDQVASPGGTTIAGLHRLEQGGLRAVLIDAVEAATKRSQELGS; encoded by the coding sequence ATGGTTCCCGCAAGACATCTTGGCTTTATCGGCGGCGGTCGCATGGCGGAGGCGTTGATTAGTGGAGTTCTCTCGGCCAAAGTATACAAGTCTGAACAGATCCAGGTGGCTGATCCGGATGCAACCCGGCTGGATCACCTCAAGAAGCTATACGGGGTGCAGGTCGGTCTCTCGAATCATGACATCATTGGCTCGAGCGACGTCGTCGTCCTGGCCGTCAAACCGCAGATGATGGCAGAAGCCCTTAAGGGGGTCGGCACCGTCTCGGCCAAGCGGCTCGTGATTTCAGTGGCTGCCGGCGTGCGAATCAGCCGAATCATGGACGCGTGTGGGCGGCACACCCGGGTCGTTCGTGCCATGCCGAATACGCCGGCGATGGTCGGGGAAGGGATGACGGCGTTGGCGATCGGGCCCGGAGTGGGTGAAGACGGAATCGCCTGCGCCCGGCAGATCTTCGAATCAGTGGGCAGAGTCGTCTCTGTCGAGGAGCGTCTCATGGATGCGGTGACCGGGTTAAGCGGAAGCGGACCTGCATACGTGTTTCTCGCGATAGAAGCCATGGCCGATGGTGGGGTAAAAATGGGGTTGCCGAGGGATACGGCCGGCCTGCTCGCAGCGCAAACCGTGTTGGGTGCCGCCCGGTTGGTCTTGGAGACTGGGCAACATCCTGCTCGCCTCAAGGATCAGGTTGCCTCTCCCGGTGGAACGACCATCGCGGGCCTGCATCGACTGGAGCAGGGCGGCCTTCGAGCTGTGTTGATCGATGCCGTTGAAGCTGCCACGAAACGTTCTCAGGAGCTTGGAAGCTGA
- a CDS encoding YggS family pyridoxal phosphate-dependent enzyme has translation MDPLIQETIATRVRTVLTRIRSAEERAGRPGGSVRLVAATKTVMVDHIAEGMRAGLSILGENRVQEALSKIPALSQASVQWHFIGHLQRRKVRSVIGVFDLIHSVDSLDLAHEIDRRAGEAGRRQNVLLEVNIGDEPTKTGFRADDVMRSLSSMAELPHISIKGLMTIPPPTADPDSARPYFRKLRELARQIVAFQIPSVSMEELSMGMSNDYEAAIEEGATLVRVGTALFGARDA, from the coding sequence ATGGACCCGCTCATCCAAGAGACGATCGCCACGCGTGTTCGAACGGTACTGACGAGAATTCGGTCAGCCGAAGAAAGGGCCGGACGCCCCGGCGGCAGCGTTCGACTCGTGGCTGCGACAAAAACCGTGATGGTCGACCACATTGCGGAAGGGATGCGCGCCGGCTTGTCCATCTTGGGCGAAAATCGTGTGCAGGAAGCGCTTTCTAAGATACCCGCGCTTTCTCAGGCGTCCGTGCAATGGCATTTTATCGGGCACCTCCAGCGGAGGAAAGTGCGGTCAGTGATCGGTGTATTCGACTTGATTCATTCGGTGGACAGCCTGGACCTGGCGCATGAAATCGACCGTCGTGCGGGAGAGGCCGGCCGCCGACAGAATGTCTTGCTGGAAGTGAATATCGGAGATGAGCCCACGAAGACAGGGTTTCGTGCGGACGACGTGATGCGATCGCTATCGAGCATGGCGGAACTTCCCCATATCTCTATCAAAGGTCTCATGACGATCCCCCCACCAACCGCTGATCCGGACTCGGCTCGACCGTATTTCAGGAAACTCAGGGAATTGGCTCGCCAGATCGTGGCGTTCCAGATACCCTCCGTGAGCATGGAGGAACTGTCGATGGGCATGTCGAACGACTATGAAGCCGCCATCGAGGAAGGGGCGACACTGGTCCGTGTCGGCACCGCTCTCTTTGGAGCACGCGATGCCTAG
- the pgeF gene encoding peptidoglycan editing factor PgeF, with product MTSPSVITVPAFADARSQIRHFFGTRRHAAGFDLEVGVPLRGLQGTASSSWTLSVKQVHGTDALVVDRALASTDRFIGGWDALVTDRPGIMVAVRTADCVPILMHDSKRRVVAAIHAGWRGAVGGIVPKTLALLQARFGSVPEEIRISIGPSAGVCCYEVDEPVLNSLRKEFAGWDKVIRSRKGGKTHLDLKALVKEQAQAFGAVPQSITTVNLCTICHGDLFFSYRREGKVNGTMVSAIGLPLKRR from the coding sequence ATGACGAGTCCATCGGTCATTACTGTCCCGGCATTTGCGGATGCTCGGAGTCAGATCCGTCATTTTTTCGGGACCCGCCGGCATGCCGCGGGGTTCGACCTTGAAGTGGGTGTTCCATTGCGAGGACTACAAGGGACCGCGTCGTCTTCATGGACGCTTTCTGTCAAGCAGGTCCATGGGACGGATGCCCTCGTAGTCGATCGTGCACTCGCTTCAACGGATCGATTTATCGGCGGATGGGACGCCTTGGTGACTGATCGGCCCGGGATCATGGTAGCCGTGCGGACAGCGGATTGCGTTCCGATATTGATGCATGACTCCAAGCGTCGTGTCGTCGCCGCGATCCATGCCGGCTGGCGGGGAGCTGTTGGCGGGATCGTACCCAAAACACTGGCGCTGTTACAGGCTCGCTTCGGCTCAGTTCCTGAAGAGATCCGTATCAGTATCGGACCGTCCGCCGGTGTCTGTTGCTATGAGGTGGATGAGCCCGTTCTGAACAGCTTGCGTAAGGAGTTTGCAGGTTGGGACAAGGTGATTCGAAGCAGGAAGGGCGGAAAAACACACCTTGATTTGAAAGCACTCGTCAAAGAACAAGCACAGGCCTTTGGGGCCGTTCCTCAGTCCATCACGACCGTGAACCTCTGTACCATTTGCCATGGAGATCTCTTTTTTTCCTATCGGCGAGAGGGCAAAGTCAACGGGACTATGGTTAGCGCAATCGGCTTGCCGCTGAAGCGAAGATAG
- the ftsZ gene encoding cell division protein FtsZ, whose translation MFSFQEDVLSPVRIKVIGIGGAGCNAINTMITSGLARVDFIASNTDLQALDRSLASFKIQLGPERTRGLGAGAKPEVGRDAALESKEHIRECLEGADMVFVTAGMGGGTGTGAAPIVASIAREMGILTVGVVTKPFQYEGQRRHKHAEEGIRDLRRHVDTLLVIPNQRLLGIVDKSTPLLEAFKVADDVLRQAIQGIADVITTTGHVNVDFADVRTVMSHTGRAVMGMGVSRGPNRAIEAAQRAMCSPLLEEGSVEGARGVLLNITGGPSMSLHEIEEAASIIQQTADPEANIIVGQVINPDMGDELVITVIATGFEREEDAAAATMGMDRGTNRPAKPVQPVLAGVGASVGMDRPMKDLDRPTFLRRMTDARESLDRVGLAAEDEWDVPTFLRKQAD comes from the coding sequence ATGTTCTCATTCCAGGAAGATGTGCTGTCGCCGGTCCGTATCAAGGTGATCGGGATCGGCGGCGCCGGATGCAATGCGATCAACACGATGATCACCTCCGGGTTAGCTCGTGTCGATTTTATCGCGAGCAACACCGACCTTCAGGCACTTGACCGGTCCCTGGCTTCCTTCAAGATCCAACTCGGGCCGGAACGGACCAGGGGGTTGGGCGCGGGGGCAAAGCCGGAAGTCGGTCGGGACGCGGCGCTTGAAAGCAAGGAGCACATCCGTGAATGTCTCGAAGGGGCCGATATGGTCTTCGTCACCGCGGGAATGGGTGGAGGAACCGGGACCGGAGCCGCTCCCATCGTGGCCAGCATTGCCCGCGAAATGGGTATTCTCACGGTAGGCGTCGTGACGAAGCCGTTTCAGTATGAAGGCCAACGGCGACACAAGCATGCCGAAGAGGGAATCCGGGACCTGCGCCGGCATGTCGATACATTACTCGTGATTCCCAATCAGCGGCTGCTGGGGATCGTCGACAAATCAACTCCCTTGCTGGAAGCGTTCAAGGTCGCGGACGATGTATTGCGACAAGCCATTCAAGGCATCGCCGATGTCATTACCACCACCGGCCATGTGAACGTCGATTTTGCCGACGTCCGCACGGTGATGTCGCACACCGGACGAGCGGTCATGGGCATGGGCGTTTCCCGTGGGCCGAACCGGGCGATCGAAGCGGCCCAAAGGGCCATGTGCAGTCCTCTCCTGGAAGAAGGAAGCGTCGAAGGCGCCCGTGGAGTTCTCCTGAACATTACGGGAGGTCCCAGTATGTCGCTGCATGAAATCGAGGAGGCTGCGTCCATCATTCAGCAGACGGCGGATCCGGAAGCCAATATCATCGTCGGGCAGGTCATCAACCCCGACATGGGAGACGAACTCGTCATTACGGTGATCGCGACCGGATTTGAACGAGAAGAGGATGCAGCAGCTGCCACGATGGGGATGGACCGGGGAACCAATCGGCCGGCCAAACCTGTGCAACCGGTGTTGGCAGGCGTGGGCGCCTCCGTTGGGATGGATCGACCGATGAAGGATCTGGACCGCCCCACGTTTTTGAGACGAATGACCGATGCGCGGGAATCCTTGGACCGAGTTGGTTTGGCGGCCGAAGATGAATGGGATGTTCCGACGTTTCTTCGCAAACAAGCGGACTAG
- the ftsA gene encoding cell division protein FtsA — protein MAVPKRDQILVGLDIGTTKICAIVAEMTDGGGLNIIGVGSSPSRGLRKGVVVDIESTVESIKKAVEEAELMAAVQINSVYTGIAGSHISAENCKGVVALKRAEVTREDIHRAIESARTLAVIPHERRILHVLPREFMVDGQEGVREPLGLSGNRLEVNVHVITGAVTSAQNIVKSVNRAGLDVVDIILQPLASSEAVLSQEERDLGVAMVDLGGGTTDLAIFLDGSIRHSAVLPIGGQNLTKDLAIGLLTSQTEAEKIKTQHGVARTELVTGHQIVEVPSVGDRPARTFSRRDIAEILEPRVDEMFDLVRREIARAGYEGMLGAGVVITGGTSLLDGMPDAAEKVLNLPARRGVPSGVGGLRDIVGHPSHSTGVGLLWHARRHVDELETAGLRNGGTWARMFGWTKRVLEVF, from the coding sequence ATGGCGGTGCCAAAACGGGATCAAATTCTGGTCGGGCTCGACATCGGAACCACGAAGATCTGCGCGATCGTGGCGGAGATGACCGATGGGGGAGGTCTCAACATCATCGGTGTCGGATCGAGCCCTTCGCGCGGCTTGCGTAAAGGAGTGGTCGTCGATATCGAAAGCACCGTCGAATCCATCAAGAAAGCCGTCGAAGAAGCGGAACTGATGGCGGCGGTCCAGATCAATTCAGTCTATACCGGTATCGCAGGCAGCCATATTTCCGCTGAAAACTGTAAGGGCGTCGTGGCGCTCAAGCGGGCCGAGGTGACCCGCGAAGATATCCATCGCGCCATCGAAAGCGCGCGCACGCTCGCCGTGATCCCCCATGAGCGGAGGATTCTGCACGTCCTGCCGCGGGAATTCATGGTGGACGGACAAGAAGGAGTACGTGAACCTTTGGGTCTGTCGGGTAATCGGTTGGAAGTCAACGTCCACGTCATCACCGGTGCCGTCACTTCCGCCCAGAACATCGTCAAAAGCGTGAACCGGGCGGGACTCGACGTGGTGGACATCATTCTGCAGCCGCTTGCCTCGAGTGAGGCGGTATTGAGTCAGGAAGAACGCGATTTGGGCGTGGCCATGGTGGATTTGGGAGGAGGGACCACAGACCTCGCTATTTTCCTGGACGGCAGTATCCGTCACTCGGCGGTTCTCCCCATCGGCGGTCAAAATTTGACGAAGGACTTGGCCATCGGCCTGCTCACGTCACAAACCGAAGCTGAGAAGATCAAGACTCAACATGGTGTGGCGCGGACCGAGTTGGTGACCGGACATCAGATCGTCGAAGTGCCCTCGGTCGGGGATCGGCCCGCTCGAACATTTTCCCGGCGGGATATCGCCGAGATCTTGGAGCCGCGGGTTGACGAGATGTTTGACCTCGTCCGTAGAGAGATTGCCCGCGCCGGCTATGAAGGGATGTTGGGCGCCGGTGTGGTGATTACCGGCGGCACGTCACTGTTGGACGGCATGCCCGATGCCGCCGAGAAAGTATTGAATCTTCCGGCGCGCCGAGGGGTACCGTCCGGTGTCGGAGGGCTCAGAGATATCGTCGGCCATCCCAGTCACTCGACGGGGGTTGGTCTCTTGTGGCATGCCCGGCGACATGTCGATGAACTGGAGACGGCCGGGCTTCGTAACGGAGGAACCTGGGCCAGAATGTTCGGGTGGACGAAGCGGGTGTTGGAGGTCTTTTAA
- a CDS encoding FtsQ-type POTRA domain-containing protein encodes MMRFFLKKRRTETARPRKNQWKDPQGEKAVKEAGRAKAARRKALVRWAGVAAAIAFGTGLIVMGVRYTGPAFQHLLEITTITVEGAHHIDKQNVLDLAKVKPGTPLHLIVTTAIKEQVESHPWVKTAEVTRVPLHELRISVVERKPAAIVRAESQNFLSDEEGHVLSRLGQTDDDALPLVTGIDLQGLLQGTQAVRQAIVSGVELARVVGRTLDGRLQVHADNPSNLVALVQGVRFQFGQEAIGEQWERFQRIKPTLKTLNFDGHGHGAHEVDLRYENRIIVREGG; translated from the coding sequence GTGATGCGATTCTTCTTGAAGAAACGCCGGACGGAGACTGCACGCCCACGAAAGAATCAGTGGAAGGATCCGCAAGGGGAGAAAGCCGTGAAGGAAGCCGGACGAGCGAAAGCCGCCAGACGGAAGGCCCTCGTTCGTTGGGCCGGCGTGGCGGCCGCGATAGCGTTTGGGACAGGGCTCATCGTGATGGGCGTCAGATACACCGGCCCGGCGTTCCAACATCTGTTGGAGATCACGACGATCACAGTCGAGGGAGCGCACCATATCGATAAACAGAACGTGCTCGACCTTGCTAAGGTGAAACCCGGGACGCCGCTCCACCTGATCGTCACGACGGCCATTAAGGAACAGGTGGAATCTCATCCGTGGGTCAAAACGGCTGAAGTGACCCGTGTTCCCCTTCATGAGTTGCGAATCTCGGTGGTCGAACGAAAGCCCGCGGCGATCGTACGTGCTGAGTCACAGAATTTCCTGAGCGATGAGGAAGGGCATGTACTTTCCCGGCTCGGTCAGACCGACGATGACGCGTTGCCTCTCGTCACGGGAATCGATCTGCAAGGGTTGCTGCAAGGAACGCAAGCGGTACGACAGGCCATTGTGTCTGGCGTCGAACTCGCCAGGGTGGTCGGGAGAACCCTCGATGGCCGGCTGCAAGTACACGCGGATAACCCGTCGAATTTGGTGGCCCTTGTCCAGGGAGTCCGATTCCAATTCGGGCAGGAAGCGATCGGGGAGCAGTGGGAGCGGTTCCAACGTATCAAACCGACGCTGAAAACGCTCAACTTTGACGGACATGGACACGGAGCGCACGAAGTGGATCTGCGGTACGAGAACCGGATCATCGTACGCGAAGGGGGGTGA
- a CDS encoding D-alanine--D-alanine ligase has product MPTGRMTDARIGVLMGGQSSEREISLKTGRAVHQSLIRRGYDAVTIDVTDRLHRDLEDQKVAIAFLSLHGPGGEDGTVQGFLETLGIPYTGSGVRASAVGMHKTVTKTLLAAHGVPVPAGTVVREGDRPSLAKILREARLELPVVVKPVSQGSTIGVTIVRRTSQWKEALALAHRYDPEVMVESYIPGHEAAVSILGTATDGATVLPAIEIVAPQGFYDFSAKYQKGRTRYLCPAPFPPKVLRRVSELASRTYDVVGCEGAARVDFRITPRGRPYVLEINTVPGMTETSLLPMAAAQVGIGYDALVERILQSALDRAARRAQAVNQESA; this is encoded by the coding sequence ATGCCGACTGGTCGAATGACAGATGCGCGGATCGGCGTGCTGATGGGAGGACAATCTTCGGAGCGGGAGATTTCCCTGAAAACCGGCCGCGCCGTCCATCAGTCGCTGATCCGTCGCGGGTACGATGCGGTGACCATCGACGTCACCGATCGTCTTCATCGGGATTTGGAGGATCAGAAGGTGGCCATTGCCTTTCTCTCGCTGCATGGGCCGGGAGGGGAAGACGGAACAGTCCAAGGGTTTCTCGAGACGCTTGGAATTCCGTACACAGGGTCCGGTGTACGGGCAAGTGCCGTGGGAATGCATAAGACGGTCACCAAAACGCTATTGGCTGCGCACGGTGTTCCGGTTCCTGCCGGAACAGTGGTACGGGAAGGTGACAGACCGTCACTGGCGAAGATTCTACGGGAGGCGCGACTTGAATTGCCCGTCGTCGTCAAGCCGGTGTCTCAGGGCTCCACGATCGGGGTGACGATTGTGCGTCGTACGAGCCAATGGAAAGAGGCGCTCGCCCTGGCGCATCGCTATGACCCGGAGGTGATGGTCGAAAGCTATATTCCGGGGCATGAAGCCGCCGTTTCCATCCTTGGGACGGCGACGGACGGCGCGACCGTACTCCCGGCGATTGAAATCGTGGCGCCTCAGGGTTTTTACGATTTCTCGGCCAAGTATCAGAAGGGCAGGACCCGGTATCTCTGTCCCGCTCCCTTTCCTCCCAAGGTGCTTCGGCGAGTCAGTGAACTGGCGAGCCGAACCTACGACGTGGTGGGCTGCGAGGGAGCGGCCCGCGTGGATTTTCGAATCACTCCGAGAGGCCGGCCCTATGTCCTGGAAATCAACACCGTGCCCGGCATGACAGAAACCAGTCTTCTGCCGATGGCCGCAGCTCAAGTAGGAATCGGGTACGACGCGTTGGTCGAGCGGATCCTGCAGTCGGCGCTCGATCGCGCGGCTCGGCGCGCACAAGCTGTCAATCAGGAGTCAGCGTGA
- the murB gene encoding UDP-N-acetylmuramate dehydrogenase yields MSQSLQHESKARPRYSEHRLRSAVVGLRGTVRFNAPLKDYTSFRIGGPADVLVLPADVEDVVRLARQAYEQKLPIFVLGGTNLLVRDKGIRGVVVGLEKLRAITEEPGSVLYAEGGVGMPTLIGYAIRRSLAGLEWAAGIPGSVAGCVVMNAGTRLGEMKDSVKAVRIVSPNGTLIDCQARTIEFEYRRAMVPPGIVVGVWLQLKPGVRADIEKVVKEYLRYRRDTQPLTLPSAGCVFKNPMNDSAGRVVEAAGLKGASVGDACVSTKHANFIVNQGHASAGDVLSLIRKVRAQVARKTGVKLELELKLVGQA; encoded by the coding sequence ATGTCCCAAAGTCTGCAACATGAGTCCAAGGCGCGACCGAGATATTCCGAACACAGATTACGGTCGGCGGTGGTCGGCCTGCGAGGGACGGTTCGCTTCAATGCACCCCTTAAGGACTACACATCGTTCCGCATCGGCGGCCCGGCTGACGTCCTGGTTCTGCCTGCCGACGTGGAGGATGTCGTCCGGCTTGCCAGACAGGCGTATGAACAGAAGCTTCCGATTTTTGTATTGGGCGGCACCAACCTCCTCGTTCGCGACAAAGGGATTCGAGGTGTGGTGGTCGGTTTGGAAAAGTTACGCGCCATCACAGAAGAACCAGGGTCTGTGTTGTATGCCGAGGGAGGTGTCGGGATGCCGACACTCATCGGTTATGCCATCCGCCGGTCTTTGGCGGGATTGGAGTGGGCTGCCGGTATACCGGGAAGTGTGGCGGGCTGTGTGGTCATGAATGCGGGAACGAGGCTCGGCGAAATGAAGGACTCGGTGAAAGCGGTCCGGATCGTATCGCCGAACGGCACGCTCATCGATTGTCAAGCCAGAACGATCGAATTTGAGTATCGCCGGGCGATGGTACCACCGGGCATTGTAGTCGGAGTCTGGCTTCAGCTGAAGCCGGGGGTGCGGGCGGACATTGAAAAGGTGGTGAAGGAGTATCTGCGCTATCGCCGCGATACCCAGCCGCTCACGCTGCCGAGTGCCGGCTGTGTGTTCAAGAATCCGATGAACGATTCAGCGGGGCGAGTCGTCGAAGCGGCAGGGCTGAAGGGAGCGTCGGTCGGCGATGCCTGTGTCTCGACGAAACATGCCAACTTCATTGTGAACCAAGGCCACGCCAGCGCCGGTGACGTGCTGTCGCTCATCAGAAAGGTGCGCGCTCAGGTCGCTCGCAAGACCGGGGTCAAGTTGGAATTGGAGTTGAAACTGGTAGGGCAAGCGTAA
- a CDS encoding UDP-N-acetylmuramate--L-alanine ligase: MTLFRKTQQIHLVGIGGAGMSGIAEVLLTMGYKVTGSDLHASETTRRLEELGGKVFIGHQESNVGEAQVVVISSAVAASNPEVVAAKAKQIPVIPRAEMLAELMRLKFGVAIAGAHGKTTTTSMVANVLAQGGLDPTMVIGGKVNALGSHARLGRGDLLVAEADESDGSFLRLSPTIIAVTNLDREHLDHYGSMERINESFLEFINKIPFYGLAVLCADDDHLRGLFPRIVKRYHTYGLFDRDGVAPDFKATDVSLKQWGAEFRAYFRGKNLGPFRLTVPGIHNVSNALVAIAIGMELEVPVDLIRKGLAAFTGVERRFHLRGETGGIMVVDDYGHHPTEVKATLAAAKQGWNRRLVVLFQPHRYSRTRDCIGEFAHAFDHADALFLTDIYPAGEQPIPGVSGAALAETIKAAGHPSVTFIERKETLPDQVLPYLRPGDLVLTLGAGDIWKAGTGILSRLEST; this comes from the coding sequence ATGACGCTTTTTCGTAAGACACAGCAGATTCATCTCGTCGGAATCGGGGGCGCCGGTATGAGCGGGATCGCGGAAGTCCTCCTGACGATGGGGTACAAAGTGACCGGCTCGGATCTGCACGCTTCTGAGACGACGAGGCGACTGGAAGAACTCGGCGGAAAAGTTTTCATCGGTCATCAAGAATCGAATGTGGGGGAAGCGCAAGTCGTCGTCATTTCGTCCGCCGTGGCGGCGAGCAATCCCGAGGTGGTGGCCGCGAAGGCCAAGCAGATTCCAGTGATTCCACGGGCAGAGATGCTGGCGGAACTGATGCGCCTGAAGTTCGGAGTGGCCATCGCCGGCGCCCATGGTAAGACGACGACGACCTCGATGGTCGCGAACGTATTGGCGCAGGGCGGCCTCGACCCTACGATGGTGATCGGGGGTAAGGTCAACGCGTTGGGCAGCCATGCGCGGCTTGGACGAGGCGACTTGCTTGTGGCGGAAGCGGATGAAAGCGATGGATCGTTTCTTCGGCTGTCTCCGACGATCATCGCCGTGACAAATCTGGACCGTGAGCACCTTGATCACTATGGCTCGATGGAGCGGATCAACGAGAGTTTCTTGGAGTTCATCAACAAGATCCCTTTTTATGGATTGGCGGTGTTGTGTGCCGATGACGATCATCTCCGCGGGCTGTTTCCCCGTATCGTGAAGCGCTATCACACCTATGGACTTTTCGATCGGGATGGGGTGGCGCCGGATTTCAAAGCAACGGACGTCAGTCTTAAGCAATGGGGCGCCGAGTTTCGTGCGTACTTTCGAGGGAAAAACCTCGGCCCTTTCCGGTTGACCGTCCCCGGCATTCATAACGTGTCGAATGCCCTTGTCGCGATCGCGATCGGCATGGAACTAGAGGTTCCGGTCGATCTAATCCGGAAAGGGCTGGCGGCCTTCACCGGCGTCGAACGGCGCTTTCATCTGCGCGGCGAAACCGGTGGGATCATGGTGGTCGACGATTATGGTCATCATCCCACGGAGGTGAAGGCGACCCTCGCCGCCGCCAAGCAGGGCTGGAATCGTCGATTGGTCGTGCTGTTCCAACCACATCGATACAGCCGAACACGGGATTGTATCGGAGAGTTTGCCCATGCCTTTGATCACGCCGATGCCTTGTTCTTGACCGACATTTATCCGGCGGGTGAACAACCGATTCCGGGAGTGTCCGGCGCGGCCCTCGCTGAAACGATCAAAGCAGCCGGCCATCCATCGGTGACCTTTATTGAGCGCAAGGAAACTCTGCCGGATCAGGTCTTGCCTTACCTGAGGCCTGGCGATCTCGTCTTGACGTTGGGGGCGGGTGATATTTGGAAGGCGGGAACCGGAATTCTCTCCCGCCTTGAGTCCACGTGA
- the murG gene encoding undecaprenyldiphospho-muramoylpentapeptide beta-N-acetylglucosaminyltransferase has protein sequence MTIVIAAGGTGGHLYPAVALAREFLHRDSSTKILFVGTARGIESRVLAHEGFELALITAKPVMGKGLLDIIRGVLSVPIGIWQSCEILRSRQANLVIGVGGYTSPSMLAAAALKRVPRVILEPNAYPGLANKVVAPFAQRIFLAFESAGASFDAQKVRVVGTPIRQEFLAQSDRRDQATKQASRHLLIFGGSQGAKAINTAVVEGLTQLRNRFPGLSITHQTGDGDCERVSEAYRIQGVHATVVPFLYDMPAVLRTADLVVARAGAMTIAELTACGKAAILIPLPTAIYDHQMKNARAMEAAGGAIVLAQAELTGMKLSETIGAVLSDPQQLESMQRKSLEMRRIDAGNVIVSECYALMGVTHDINRSIGAAGG, from the coding sequence ATGACGATCGTAATCGCCGCAGGAGGGACCGGCGGGCATCTCTATCCGGCCGTCGCGCTGGCGCGGGAGTTTTTACACCGGGATTCTTCCACCAAGATTCTCTTTGTCGGAACCGCGCGGGGAATTGAGTCTCGGGTGCTCGCTCATGAGGGATTTGAATTGGCGCTGATCACAGCCAAGCCGGTGATGGGGAAAGGATTGCTGGATATCATTCGCGGTGTGTTATCCGTCCCCATCGGGATCTGGCAGTCGTGTGAAATTCTGAGAAGTCGGCAGGCGAATCTCGTGATCGGTGTGGGAGGCTATACGAGTCCAAGCATGCTGGCGGCCGCTGCCTTGAAAAGGGTTCCCCGGGTGATTTTGGAGCCGAATGCGTATCCCGGCTTGGCCAACAAAGTCGTGGCTCCGTTTGCACAGCGGATCTTTTTGGCGTTTGAATCGGCCGGGGCCTCCTTTGATGCTCAAAAAGTGCGTGTGGTTGGGACACCGATCCGACAAGAGTTCTTGGCGCAATCAGACCGCCGTGATCAAGCAACCAAGCAGGCTAGCCGCCACTTGCTGATCTTCGGAGGCAGCCAAGGTGCGAAGGCCATCAATACCGCGGTGGTGGAGGGCTTGACTCAATTGAGGAACCGTTTCCCCGGCCTCTCTATCACGCATCAAACCGGGGACGGAGATTGTGAACGAGTCAGCGAGGCCTACCGAATCCAGGGGGTACACGCCACGGTGGTCCCGTTTCTCTATGACATGCCCGCTGTTCTGCGCACCGCCGATTTGGTGGTGGCTCGTGCCGGTGCGATGACCATCGCCGAACTGACCGCCTGTGGCAAAGCCGCGATTCTGATTCCGTTACCCACGGCGATTTATGACCACCAGATGAAGAATGCTCGGGCGATGGAAGCGGCAGGGGGAGCCATTGTGCTTGCTCAGGCGGAGCTGACCGGAATGAAATTGAGCGAGACGATCGGAGCCGTCCTGTCGGACCCGCAACAGTTGGAGAGCATGCAACGCAAAAGTTTGGAGATGCGACGAATCGATGCCGGCAACGTGATCGTCAGTGAATGTTACGCGCTGATGGGAGTGACACATGACATCAACCGATCTATTGGAGCGGCCGGAGGCTAG